The window ctttgtgggtgaaggggtggtccggtcttttcaccccagtcgctgacacacctcctgaacaaacggctctcaaagttccgccctgatcgctgtggagctcgtccgaactccaaatcgagtgaacatttcatccacgagttttgggcagctgtggggcactctgatccgaactgcatagcctctggccatttggtaaagtagtccattgctaccaaaacgtagcgatttccgcttccgttacaggaaaaggacccagtatgtccacgccaattctctccatgggtgcccgaccaggtatcgttgcaattatgaccaggtccttttgtgcagttCACAGCagtgtagctctgcgtcttgccgggccaataaaaccgctgccgtagtcgacgcactgtcttagcgttccgtaatgtccggatccagccgctccgtgggcaactccaagttgcccaactgagagtggagtattttgagttcaggcccctgtgacgacacggtttgccagtcgggacgttcttgtgtctccaaccagccctttaccttttctagtgcttgatcgctcgcctgtaactgcctcaattggtcaatagtgtacggctcccctactccaacagtgatCCTGCGGATGCggcgatggccccagcccctttcttcctgtcggcggcaatatcgacattcattgctgaggcatggacgcctggagagggcatcagcgttggcatgctgccgcccCGGTCGgcgctgtatctcaaagtcatattcttgtagaatctccatccaccttgccacctggccctctggttgcctgaaattcaacatccaggtgaggctagcatggtcagtccgcagtgtgaacctaggatcactgccaacagttcccgccgagtgacacagtaattcctctccgtcgactgaggctgcagctgtaataagctatcactctttctccagcctccccttctgtgagagcacggccccaatccccacattgctagcgccagtgtccaccacaaaaggttggttggggtcagggtacgccaggacggcgcgctgacgagggcagcctttaactgttggaaggcggctgtgcaatcctccgtccacccaaactgttggcccttactcgttagtcggtgcaaagggctggcaatggtcgcaaagttttttacgaatcttcggtagtaggaggctaaacccaaaaagctccgcagttcagtgatattggctggtggggccagttgctcacggcagtcaccttcgggtctgtagccaccccactctcgctgattacgtgccctagaaactgagtctgtcgggcgagaagattgcatttctcagggtttaaccgcaacccggcgctactgaatggcggtcaggacctcccttaaattgtgcaccgcctggtcaaagtctctggcatgaatcagcaggtcatctaaatagaccacacaacgggttcgggaatgtctttaggacccgctccattagtctttcaaacgtggccggcgcattacaaagtccaaacggcattaccttaaactgccacagcccttgtccgatggtgaatgcagttttgggtcggtcctctgctgccagttctacctgccaatatccactgcgcaagtccaaagtgctgaaccaacgggatccagccacatagtccaatgcatcatcgatgcgaggcaatgggtaagagtcttttcgagtgactgcatttaatttacgaaagtccacacaaggcgccaaccccgttttcttccgcaccatgaccatgggtgcgcccaggactgtcagaaggctcaatgatgtcgttggttaccatctcgcgaatcaattcttcgcagCTTGGCGCTTTgaatggggcggcgtggccagtgtcaatgtggtgtttgactaacgaggttctggtgcagtcctcttctcgagccgcaaaatgtccacaaagtcgctcaatactttctggagttgctcctgctgtggcgtgctcagctgttcaccacgatggcccaattcctccacagcagcaaccgcctcagtggatgggtggtcgtgtgaggaaaaccgttggggagcactggtctgagctgcaatactctcctgggggtcctcttCAGGAacacggtcgggagccggtgagccgtggtgtccaggcaaatccaagctaacagcccttccaggacgattccagcccgattggagcgacacagtctcattacctacgcgaggatggccctggacacatcaacacatgctccccagtgggccagcaagtctaacccaattatgcatttgtctttaatgtgagccagaattcgtggctggtctggctcgtccctactactacagtcaatagtttctttccggcatttttgtccgttcattgcgcagttcgatgttagaaggagtccagtctttggaagaggaccagctgtttcgggcaacactcctctctgtaatagacaaatagtggaccccgtgtccactaaggcaccatggccgtccgtctataatgcagtctaggtacagtccacctgaaaacccacagccccactttagggcagtcattgcggagggatgatgatCTTTCTGTTAGTTGTTTTCCGGCTTAGATTTAATCAGGGGATTTTACTTgtaacctttccgtacatagacccttttttactttatgctttcagctcctccctgttgtgttccgctgaGAAAGAACTGTTCGATGGTAAACACTAAACTTGTTTTCCTGGACTTAAATCTACTGAATGTATTTATGATTTTGTATGGGATCTGGAatgtatagatatatctatataaatagcAGTTCATGCAGTTAAACTAAACAATTGACTTCTTGTGAGTTTTTGATAATAACTGGCTTAGCCATAAAGGGAAAAAGAGGACAGAAATTTAGCACGTGAATGGCATTTTGTGAAATGTGGTTTAGTAACGAGGGGCACAATTCATGGTAAAGTTACGAAAATTATTTGAGTTATGTAAATTATCTGAGCAACTGGTTAAAACATTACTTTATCTTTTTGTCATAAAGTGTAGGTAGATTATTAAGCTTTAGATTATTTCATTAGTTTGTTAGATTATTAACACAGGTTAAAtatctaatcaaggactttgttaaatggtgcgactcaagccACTTAGacatgaacaccagcaagaccaaggagctggtggtggattttaggaggcccaggcctctcatggaccctgtgatcatcagaggagactgtgcagagggtgcagacctataaatatctgggagtgtagctggatgataaattggactggactgccaatactgatgctctgtgcaagacaggacagagccgactatacttccttagaagactggcatccttcaacatcagacggttgtggcgagcgccctcttctacgcggtggtgtgctggggaggcagcataaagaagagggacgcctcacacctggacagactggtgaggaaggcaggctgtattgtaggcacggagctggacagtttgacatctgtggcagagcaacgggcgctgagcaaactcctgtcaatcatggagaatccactgcatccactgaacagtgtcatctccagacagaggagcagcttcagcgacagactgatgtcaccatcctgctccactgacagactgaggagatcgttcctccccacactataaGACTCTTCAACTCCACTCCacagggtaaacgttaacattacacaaagttattgtctgttttaccttttGTCTGCATTGTTaatgctctttaatttaatattgttctttatcagtatgctgctgctggagtatgtgaatttccccttctgattaataaagtatctatctatctatctatctatctatctatctatctatctatctatctatctatctatctatctgtctatctagctgATAGTGCTGAGAACAATAGTATACCAAGAAGGTCATATTTAgatttattatttgaaaagaaaaaaaaaactgaactccgGTCAGCTCCCTCAGAAAAAGCTGTCAGGCgttaaatataaagtgcaaaaacaaacacaattagTTATCTTAGTtgttaaaagttgtcatttttttttagctgtaGGGAGATGACGACAGCCCTTAACCCCAGTAACCCCCCCAAGAGACACATTGTCTCCCCACTTTATGAAGAGGAGTATCCATAAGAGTAACACTAAGTATCAATATTGATAAGCAGTATCGGCATCCTTGCTTATGAAGACTCTGAATTTGGgtagcttatgctaattcagactttatttatttatttagatgaatggaaaataaaaatctatttatttattttataaccagCTTATCCAGTGCAAGGTCATGGGAAGGTGGGCCTTTCCTGGCTgccttgggcacaaggcagaaaccagcgcTGGACATCGTGtgatctttatatattttatgttactaAAAAATGACAGATTGTACAGATTTATGCTTTGAAATTGGCAAGAGATAAAATGAATGTTTCTAGGAAACATACGGACCACTGGTCCTCAAAAATAGGTGGTTCATACAGAGCAAGCTGAACTTTTTCATTTTGGTAaggcagtgttttgtttttgcaatgaGAAAACTTACCGCTTTACAGATGTTGCTGATCTGGTTATTCCTTCTTTCTATTACAGAGTTCTTTGTCACAATCAatgatcaataaataaacaaaatacttaCACTTGCTTATGAATTCAGAAGACATATGTATCATGTCCTAGGGGAATTATCGATAGATGGGCTTGCGAGGATCaagcttttattacaataaacattTCTGCCCACCAGTAGAACACTCAGCAGATggcttgcttttctttctgttgtGTCACTTTATTGATCACTTTACTTTTCCAAGGTTGTTTGCGAGTTCCAGTTTTTCGACGTTCCACAATGTATCAGGTGATACGCACTCACTTAAGAGGTTCTAGCCAAAGTACAACACAAGTACCAGCAGGATGCTACGCTGCATGTGCTTAACGCTCAGCAGATGCCACggctgtcattcttcttcttcatatcatGTAATCGGCTACTGCAGTTTGCTTCACACTTAGCAGATGTCTCCactctcctttttctttccacCATGTCACCTTCTCATTTAGTTTGCTGTAAGAAAAGACGCAAACCCCTATAACATTGCCAAGGTTGGCACCACCCCAATTTTTGGCTTCACCAGCGTGTATCAGGTTAGAACTAttcgattaagaccaagattAAGGTTCTGGCCCCATTACTGTTTGAGTGATCACATGACAGGACGACACAACCCTTACCATTTTATGTATATTGTaacggatggccggggcccatgcctggctgggacaccccttcaccacatctgccagggggacaagggtgggaagcccagtatctccccatggatgctagatggcagcctccctgggttgcagctgtATCTCAGACTtctccagggcttcatggggttTGGAGTTCTGTGCAACTCGGTGGGGTTCCACAGGTGCCGCCTGGGGGTGTCGCAACAGGAGCGGCTGGTCcattttgggcactggttttgccttacccggaagtgcagccggatgttggCAATCACCCACCTggggcacttccgggtgcccaataaaagggagccagcaaccaccactcagcggccagagttgggtggaaggaggacaaagctgtggtggtggaagagaaaggagtgttttggtgttgtgcttagtgcttgggactgtgctgtggctggagggattacggggaagacgtgccctccagctgaagaaaaagaaatagttgATTTATTTTACCCGTGCCTCTGTGTCAATCTGTGTTGGgttcgggcgctatatagcatctttctctctatatatatatatatatataaaatgggcggcatggtggcgcagtggtagtgctgctgcctcgcagttaggagacccgggttcgcttcccgggtcctccctgtgtggagtttacatgttctcccgtgtcgcgtgggtttcctccggcgctcggtttcctcccacaatccaaagacatgcaggttaggtggattgatgtatctaaattggccctagtgtgtgcttggtgtgtgggtgtgtcctgtggtgggttggcaccctgcctgggattggttcctgccttgtgccctgtgttggctgggattggctccagcagacccccgtgaccctgtattcggattcagcgggttagaaaatggatggatggatatatataaaatacacatacatatattatatatatatatatatatacacacacacacacaaataccgtATATAGTTCTGGAACATATGAGgaatcaaacaataaataaaactatacattatattttagaagatatttattatcttttacaagtaccatatttCTTTCTTGACATTAGTTGTGTAAACCCCTGTTATGTTTTTGCATGTTAAGATAAGTAAGATAAATGACTGCCAACAACACCGTCAGCAGTCACTGAAACACCCTCTTCCAGTATTAATGTACTCCTCCATTTCTTGTATGGATACTGAAGCCTAACATCTCTAAAGCTTTTATAACTGTTATTCAAGAAATCCTTGTTTTGTGGGCATACCTAACGTACAGTTTATCAAGCCTTCCTGTACGGCTGTAGAGGCTGTTCTATTCTACAAGCAGTCGGTGTGATTGTCGCTTCACAGCCCGTACTTACTGATGACTTCTTTCGCATAAGCGATGTACGCTTTCATAGCATCTTCTTttgacattcctgtaaatcaacAATTGCACAGTCAACAAACAGGTTCAATACATCTTAATGAGTTAACATCTTATTTCTGCTTTCTTACAATATTTCTTTCCAATTATTATCTTTCCTGTCTTACAAATTTTCTTTCCAGTCCAACTATTGGCAATCTTTTATGTTAGAAAAAAAGACCAGAACAACAAAGCAAAGCATGCCAATTTGTTTAAGTGTAGAATTTTAAAACAGTGCTATCATTTGTCCGCTAGCCTGTCGAAATCTCAACTAAACAAGTGCTCATGCATCGTCACCTTTTTTGGATTCCCAGGCTTCCCATTTTGCTTTTCCTTTCATATCCAACATGCCAGGCTTTTCTgaaaaaacaagatttaaaaatgaacagggCTTGTGTTTGCACAGGTAgagtgttttttgtgtgtttaattatttctttttaaaaaggtaTTTCACAACATGGAGGAGCACCAGGTTTACAAAAAACTGCCCATGCAATTACAAAACTATCCAGATAGGCAACAGCAAGTTTCAGACTTAAATTTGAAAACCTAATTTGTAAGATAAAATAGTTCATGAGATATGCTATAATTGAAATTAAGCATAATGGATGAAAGTCATCAAACAAATTGGCCCATCAcacatgaacatgacaatgggaTGACATGGTGAAGGTGCCTATCAGAACGCCATGAGATGTAGCTGCTTCTTACTGGCATGGATGCCTTACGCTGATTTGAATTTTAGCTTACATTTGCAGGGAGGGAATGATATTGCAGATGTTGTTCTGTATTTTGTGCTGACGCAGCACATTTGGGGAGAAAGCGGAAAGAAGGAACATAAGCCTTTCAAACTGTGACTGCAATATCGACGAGTACATGAGAGAAATGGCCTGGGCTCTTAATAATAATGAGTAAGTGTTTGAGTTGCTCTGAATTTGTCTGACACGAGTGGTATTTGAGCACCTGGACGCTGTCCTTGTCACTATCAGCAGCACAACAGATTTCAGTAAGATAACACCCCTGCTGGTGCAGGTCAGTTCCGGCAACAGAGAGGCCGCCATGAACAAGAAGAGCAGGAAAGCTAGCCAGACTGATCAGCAACGTGGGTCACTGCACAGTTAAGGCTTACCAGCTCTTTTCACACCCTCACTATTACATAAGGAACATTTCAACTCCTCCACAGGCTTCTGTGGGTAGGGAGTGGCCatagaaattgatttttttatctcTCCAGGAGACTTTAGCAGGGCTCAGTTTCATCTTGGTTATGTTTCATCATCATCAATTATATGTCTTTGTTGTGTTTCTTACCCATGAATGGTGTGCACTGCAAGTGTGGGCTactcatttattttgtattagcCACACTACCTGCTGAGGACAagtaatagtaaatatttttaatttattctatctcttgctatatggttgcgagacatggatgctgtccagtgacctgagatgaagactggactcctttggtactgtgtctctccagaaaatccttgggtaccgttggtttgatttttagccgaatgagcggttgctcatggagtcccaaaatgAGGcagattacctgcattgtgagggagcgtcagttatggcactatggccatgtggcacgtttccccgagggtaatccggctcgtaagatcctcattgttggggaccagagtggctggaccaggccaaggggtcgcccacgtaacacctggttgcagcagatagagggtcatttccagagggtgggactggactgcgtgtcttctgtcgtgtagtgggtgcagcaacacactgtatcagtgcatgctccccaacttgacttgactatcTCTTGCCGTACATGTACTGtaccttcagagcctttcctctgtatttgtgtgtgtctgagCCTCTCTTCACCGGCGTTCCATTTCTTGAgcatgttcccataaagcctttTGAGgaacctttctcacctcctgtccgctTTCATACCTGC is drawn from Polypterus senegalus isolate Bchr_013 chromosome 15, ASM1683550v1, whole genome shotgun sequence and contains these coding sequences:
- the acbd7 gene encoding acyl-CoA-binding domain-containing protein 7: MTLQAEFEQVAEDVKKVKTRPEDGELLELYGLYKQATVGDINTEKPGMLDMKGKAKWEAWESKKGMSKEDAMKAYIAYAKEVISKYGL